A window of the Rhodoferax sp. GW822-FHT02A01 genome harbors these coding sequences:
- the dksA gene encoding RNA polymerase-binding protein DksA, translated as MTAKPKSVAKPAAKPVKAATKTVAKPTAKAVAPAKVVAKPAKAPVKAVEKVAPKPVTKVPAKAAKAAAPAPVKTVKSAAKPAAPKKVSPPVKPVVSQPVQAPAPAAPAVVAQKAGRPSSRLAQLTVPSMAQSVASTAAKASYSQSIPSPVIVPVLPSSIKKDPKLANNWKTKPVAELTDADLMAMPDSEYMNEVQLAAFRLKLATLKRDILNSAGETTEHLREDTSVVPDPADRATIEEEHALELRTRDRERKLLKKIEQSIARIDAGDYGYCDETGEPIGVGRLLARPTATLSLEAQQRRELKQKMFGD; from the coding sequence GTGACAGCAAAGCCGAAGTCGGTTGCCAAGCCTGCCGCCAAACCTGTCAAAGCGGCAACCAAAACAGTGGCCAAGCCGACCGCCAAGGCCGTTGCACCTGCCAAAGTGGTAGCCAAGCCGGCGAAGGCGCCGGTCAAGGCGGTTGAAAAAGTTGCCCCCAAACCCGTGACCAAAGTTCCTGCAAAGGCCGCCAAGGCGGCTGCTCCGGCGCCCGTCAAAACAGTTAAATCCGCTGCCAAACCGGCGGCTCCCAAAAAGGTATCTCCCCCTGTGAAGCCTGTTGTATCCCAGCCCGTGCAAGCACCTGCGCCTGCCGCTCCTGCTGTCGTGGCTCAAAAGGCGGGTCGACCCTCGTCCCGTCTTGCCCAGTTGACTGTTCCTTCCATGGCGCAATCCGTTGCGTCCACGGCCGCCAAAGCCAGCTATAGCCAATCCATTCCCTCACCTGTCATCGTGCCCGTTTTGCCTTCTTCGATCAAAAAAGACCCCAAACTCGCCAACAACTGGAAAACCAAGCCAGTTGCCGAACTGACTGACGCCGATTTGATGGCCATGCCCGATTCGGAGTACATGAATGAAGTCCAGTTGGCCGCATTCCGCCTGAAGCTCGCCACACTCAAGCGCGACATTCTCAACAGCGCCGGTGAAACCACTGAGCATTTGCGTGAGGACACCTCGGTCGTTCCCGATCCGGCAGACCGCGCCACCATCGAGGAAGAACATGCGCTGGAATTGCGCACGCGTGACCGTGAGCGCAAACTGCTCAAGAAGATCGAGCAGTCCATTGCCCGTATCGATGCCGGTGACTACGGTTACTGCGACGAAACCGGTGAACCCATCGGTGTGGGCCGCTTGTTGGCCCGGCCTACGGCGACCCTGTCGCTTGAAGCCCAACAACGGCGTGAACTCAAGCAAAAGATGTTCGGTGATTGA
- a CDS encoding STAS domain-containing protein, translating to MATKDEKPGLLSKVAMFVRNPTRDWSELDQPADNEATAYDKQALKAMIERKRQNDFVRKREFDQLRKLRNRDPATLASMARPSFFQSSVSTDIDGRAVTLKKIDEIEAQMSRQWWKARAQDSQSPPAAAPVSARDSASDDSRNDPKPSLAPSDMSVAFASTEVMPVPEGEEEDNEFAPTRMTTDEASLSYASQNSGREGKSDSGTGFSPSTLFDANEMATDPELEEAAIRFANGDIAGAENGLLSALRGNDLEPDAAQSWTAALLDLYRATGNRESFENAANEFALQLDGVWPVWKASTDGDTQSLRDGEAQAVQSTPIWECPAVLTGAGMESLRAALVGSPMPWHLNWNHLQTIEPDAMPLLGALFESLCTEAVSLQLDGQDQLVRILRALTPSGEGKVDPAWWQVRLNALRALGLQDDFELAALDYCITFEAAPPEWNEAECRVLTAAEASSLAAAAGPTRKVLETAEVAASASLELSGEILGDATQALATLDSAPASTKHIAIDCGPLVRVDFAAAGSILNWVTARQAEGKQIQFLNVHRLVAAFFNVIGINEYAKVIPRAL from the coding sequence ATGGCAACCAAAGACGAGAAACCTGGTCTGCTGTCCAAGGTAGCCATGTTTGTCCGCAATCCGACCAGAGACTGGTCGGAGCTGGACCAGCCCGCGGATAACGAAGCCACCGCCTACGACAAGCAGGCGCTCAAGGCGATGATAGAGCGCAAGCGGCAAAACGACTTTGTCCGCAAGCGCGAGTTCGACCAGCTGCGCAAACTGCGCAACCGGGACCCGGCAACCCTGGCCAGCATGGCACGCCCCTCGTTTTTTCAGTCCAGCGTGTCTACCGACATTGACGGACGGGCCGTGACGCTCAAGAAGATTGACGAAATCGAGGCGCAGATGTCGCGCCAGTGGTGGAAGGCTCGTGCCCAGGACAGCCAGTCGCCACCAGCGGCAGCTCCTGTTTCCGCGAGGGACTCGGCGTCAGACGATTCAAGGAACGATCCAAAGCCTTCTTTGGCACCCTCCGACATGTCGGTCGCGTTTGCCAGCACCGAGGTAATGCCTGTGCCGGAAGGCGAGGAAGAGGACAACGAATTTGCGCCCACACGGATGACCACGGATGAAGCGTCCCTGTCATACGCAAGCCAGAACTCGGGACGCGAAGGCAAGTCAGACAGCGGTACCGGCTTTTCACCCTCTACGCTTTTCGATGCCAACGAAATGGCGACCGACCCCGAGCTGGAAGAGGCGGCCATCCGTTTTGCCAACGGGGATATTGCGGGGGCGGAAAACGGATTGTTGTCCGCCCTGAGGGGCAATGACCTGGAGCCCGATGCTGCGCAGTCATGGACTGCGGCTTTGCTTGACCTCTATCGGGCCACGGGAAACCGCGAGTCCTTTGAGAATGCGGCCAACGAGTTCGCGCTGCAACTGGATGGCGTGTGGCCGGTCTGGAAAGCGTCGACTGACGGGGACACGCAGAGTCTCAGGGATGGCGAGGCGCAAGCGGTGCAATCCACGCCGATCTGGGAGTGTCCAGCCGTGCTGACCGGCGCCGGCATGGAGAGCCTGCGCGCGGCCCTGGTGGGAAGCCCTATGCCCTGGCACCTCAACTGGAACCATTTGCAAACCATTGAGCCGGATGCCATGCCGCTGCTGGGGGCCCTGTTCGAGAGTCTGTGCACAGAAGCTGTGTCACTGCAGCTGGATGGTCAGGATCAATTGGTGCGCATCTTGCGTGCACTGACGCCCTCGGGAGAAGGCAAGGTCGATCCCGCCTGGTGGCAAGTTCGGCTCAATGCCTTGCGTGCACTGGGCTTGCAAGACGACTTCGAATTGGCAGCATTGGACTACTGCATCACTTTTGAGGCCGCTCCCCCGGAGTGGAATGAGGCTGAGTGCAGGGTGCTCACGGCTGCCGAGGCCTCATCCCTGGCGGCAGCCGCCGGCCCCACCCGGAAGGTATTGGAGACCGCGGAAGTCGCGGCAAGCGCATCCCTGGAACTTTCGGGTGAAATCCTGGGTGACGCAACGCAGGCACTGGCGACTCTGGATTCCGCTCCCGCCAGTACCAAGCACATTGCGATTGATTGTGGCCCACTGGTTCGGGTGGACTTTGCTGCTGCGGGCAGCATTCTCAACTGGGTGACCGCGCGTCAGGCCGAAGGCAAGCAGATTCAATTCCTGAACGTGCACCGGCTCGTCGCGGCATTCTTCAACGTCATCGGCATCAACGAATACGCCAAGGTCATCCCGCGCGCACTTTGA
- the hslV gene encoding ATP-dependent protease subunit HslV, giving the protein MEQFHGTTIISVRRKTPSGYQVAIGGDGQVTLGSIVVKGTARKVRKLYHGKVLAGFAGATADAFTLFERFEAKLEKHQGHLVRAAIELTKDWRTDRVLRRLEAMLAVADKDASLIITGNGDVLEPENGIVTIGSGGAYAQAAAVALLNNTELDAATIVKRSLEIAGELCIYTNMQHTIETLD; this is encoded by the coding sequence ATGGAACAATTTCACGGAACCACCATCATCAGCGTGCGGCGTAAGACGCCGAGCGGTTACCAGGTTGCCATCGGTGGTGACGGACAGGTCACCCTGGGCAGCATCGTGGTCAAAGGCACGGCACGCAAGGTGCGCAAGCTCTACCACGGCAAAGTGCTGGCAGGTTTTGCCGGTGCTACCGCAGACGCATTCACCCTGTTCGAGCGCTTTGAAGCCAAGCTGGAAAAGCACCAGGGCCATCTGGTGCGTGCCGCCATCGAATTGACCAAGGACTGGCGCACCGACCGCGTGCTGCGCAGGCTCGAAGCCATGCTGGCCGTGGCAGACAAGGACGCCTCCCTCATCATCACTGGCAATGGCGACGTACTGGAGCCGGAAAACGGCATCGTCACCATCGGCTCCGGCGGAGCCTATGCGCAAGCGGCCGCAGTAGCGCTGTTGAACAACACCGAACTGGACGCGGCGACCATCGTCAAGCGTTCCCTCGAAATTGCCGGTGAACTCTGCATCTACACCAACATGCAGCACACCATCGAAACACTGGACTGA
- the hslU gene encoding ATP-dependent protease ATPase subunit HslU, producing MTPQEIVAELDKHIVGQGKAKRAVAIALRNRWRRQQVESKLRAEITPKNILMIGPTGVGKTEIARRLARLADAPFIKVEATKFTEVGYVGKDVDSIVRDLAEIAVKQTREAEKIKVRARAEDAAEERILDILIPMPRNEFGFASGEPTPESTARQTFRKKLREGQLADREIEIDLPVASPQLEVMGPPGMEEVTEQLRGMFGQMGQTKRQTRKLKIAEAQKLLVDEEAAKLVNEDDIKSQAIHMMEQNGIVFIDEIDKVTSRSEGSGAEVSRQGVQRDLLPLVEGTSVTTKYGVVKTDHILFVASGAFHLSKPSDLIPELQGRFPIRVELQSLSVEDFEAILTQTHASLTRQYQALLATEDVKLDFTPEGITRLAKIAFEVNERTENIGARRLSTVMERLLDDVSFDAASMAGQTVTIDAAYVDARLAELSQNEDLSRYIL from the coding sequence ATGACACCTCAGGAAATCGTTGCCGAGCTCGACAAGCACATCGTAGGACAGGGCAAGGCCAAGCGTGCCGTTGCCATCGCTTTGCGCAACCGCTGGCGGCGCCAGCAGGTGGAGTCCAAGCTGCGTGCCGAAATCACCCCCAAGAACATTCTGATGATTGGCCCGACTGGCGTGGGCAAGACCGAGATCGCGCGGCGCCTGGCACGTCTGGCCGATGCGCCCTTCATCAAGGTGGAAGCCACCAAGTTCACCGAAGTCGGTTACGTCGGCAAGGATGTGGACTCCATCGTCCGTGACCTGGCTGAAATCGCGGTCAAGCAGACCCGTGAGGCCGAGAAGATCAAAGTGCGGGCCCGGGCAGAGGATGCTGCCGAAGAGCGCATCCTGGACATCCTGATTCCCATGCCGCGCAACGAGTTCGGTTTTGCGTCTGGCGAGCCCACGCCTGAGAGCACCGCACGCCAGACCTTCCGCAAGAAGCTGCGTGAAGGCCAGCTGGCCGACCGCGAAATTGAAATCGATCTGCCGGTTGCATCGCCCCAGCTCGAAGTAATGGGCCCGCCCGGTATGGAAGAAGTGACGGAGCAGTTGCGTGGCATGTTTGGCCAGATGGGGCAGACCAAGCGCCAGACACGCAAGCTCAAGATCGCTGAAGCGCAGAAGCTGCTGGTGGACGAAGAGGCGGCCAAGCTGGTCAATGAAGACGACATCAAGAGCCAGGCCATCCACATGATGGAGCAGAACGGCATCGTTTTCATCGACGAAATCGACAAGGTCACCTCCCGCAGCGAAGGCAGTGGTGCAGAAGTCTCCCGCCAGGGCGTTCAGCGTGATCTGCTGCCGCTGGTGGAGGGCACCAGCGTGACCACCAAGTACGGCGTGGTCAAGACTGATCACATCCTGTTCGTGGCATCGGGTGCTTTTCACCTGAGCAAACCCAGCGACCTGATTCCGGAGCTGCAGGGGCGCTTCCCCATCCGCGTGGAATTGCAGTCGCTCTCGGTGGAAGACTTTGAAGCCATCCTCACCCAGACCCATGCCTCGCTCACGCGCCAATACCAAGCCTTGCTGGCCACTGAGGATGTGAAGCTCGATTTCACGCCCGAAGGGATCACGCGGCTGGCCAAGATTGCCTTCGAGGTCAATGAGCGTACCGAGAACATTGGCGCACGTCGGCTGTCCACGGTGATGGAGCGGCTGCTGGATGACGTCAGCTTTGACGCGGCCTCCATGGCGGGCCAAACCGTGACCATCGATGCTGCCTATGTGGATGCTCGTTTGGCCGAGCTGAGCCAGAACGAAGACCTGTCCCGCTATATTTTGTAA
- the mraZ gene encoding division/cell wall cluster transcriptional repressor MraZ, with amino-acid sequence MFQGASSLSLDAKGRLSVPTRHRDVLSATANGQLTITKHPHGCLMVFPRPEWEKFRERIAALPMSAQWWKRIFLGNAMDVEMDGTGRVLVSPELREAAGITRDTMLLGMGNHFELWDKALYDAEEAKAMQGDMPDVFKDFSF; translated from the coding sequence GTGTTTCAAGGGGCTTCGTCTCTCAGTCTGGATGCAAAAGGTAGGCTCTCCGTGCCGACCCGGCATCGTGACGTTCTGAGTGCGACCGCCAACGGACAGCTGACCATTACCAAGCACCCGCACGGGTGTCTCATGGTGTTCCCCCGCCCGGAGTGGGAGAAATTCCGTGAGCGCATCGCCGCACTGCCCATGTCTGCACAATGGTGGAAACGCATCTTTCTGGGTAACGCCATGGATGTGGAAATGGACGGCACTGGCAGGGTGTTGGTGTCACCTGAACTGCGCGAAGCGGCCGGCATCACCCGCGACACCATGCTGCTGGGTATGGGCAACCACTTCGAGCTGTGGGACAAGGCCCTGTACGACGCCGAGGAAGCCAAGGCCATGCAGGGCGATATGCCCGATGTCTTCAAGGACTTTTCGTTTTAA
- the rsmH gene encoding 16S rRNA (cytosine(1402)-N(4))-methyltransferase RsmH encodes METTWNHATVLLNEAVDALFNDGGQPYPDAADGTYVDATFGRGGHSRLILSRLSPAGRLIAFDKDPQAVAEAASIVDPRFSIRHQGFANLGELPAGSVSGLLMDLGVSSPQIDNPERGFSFRFEGPLDMRMDTTRGESVAQWLATAEVNQITEVIREYGEERFAGAIAKAIVARRQERGPFSTTTELAQLVADTVKTREPGKDPATRTFQAFRIFINAELEELQQALEASLNVLQPGGRLAVISFHSLEDRIVKQFIAKHSREEYDRRAPFAAPKVMQLKSLGRIKPGDEEVKGNPRSRSAIMRVAQRVGALS; translated from the coding sequence GTGGAAACAACATGGAACCATGCCACCGTATTGTTGAACGAGGCGGTAGATGCATTGTTCAACGACGGTGGTCAACCTTACCCGGACGCAGCAGATGGCACCTACGTGGACGCCACCTTCGGGCGCGGCGGCCATTCGCGCCTGATTCTTTCGCGCCTGTCACCAGCGGGGCGTCTGATCGCCTTCGACAAGGACCCGCAGGCGGTGGCCGAGGCCGCCTCCATCGTGGACCCGCGTTTTTCCATTCGGCATCAGGGTTTTGCGAATCTGGGCGAGTTGCCCGCGGGCAGCGTCAGTGGCCTGTTGATGGACCTGGGTGTGAGTTCGCCGCAGATCGACAACCCCGAGCGGGGGTTCAGTTTTCGTTTTGAAGGGCCGCTGGACATGCGTATGGATACCACGCGTGGCGAGAGTGTGGCGCAGTGGCTGGCAACAGCAGAAGTCAATCAAATCACGGAGGTGATACGTGAATATGGTGAAGAACGGTTTGCTGGGGCAATTGCAAAGGCGATTGTTGCTCGCCGACAGGAACGGGGGCCTTTTTCAACCACCACCGAACTGGCCCAACTCGTGGCTGACACGGTCAAAACCCGCGAGCCGGGCAAGGACCCTGCAACGCGCACATTTCAGGCTTTTCGGATTTTCATCAACGCCGAGCTTGAAGAGCTGCAACAAGCGCTAGAGGCGAGTCTGAACGTGTTGCAGCCCGGAGGACGTTTGGCAGTGATCAGCTTCCATTCGCTGGAAGACCGCATCGTTAAGCAATTCATCGCCAAACACTCACGCGAGGAGTACGACCGGCGCGCGCCTTTTGCTGCACCCAAGGTCATGCAACTCAAATCGCTGGGCCGCATCAAACCCGGCGATGAAGAAGTCAAAGGCAATCCGCGCTCCCGCAGCGCCATCATGCGCGTGGCGCAGAGGGTGGGAGCGCTGTCATGA
- the ftsL gene encoding cell division protein FtsL yields MTRINLMLLLAVVASAIYLVNVQYESRRLFTELDKAQNEERRLSSELEQLKVEKRAEATSARVEKLAREKLQMRLVQPAITTYVSYGDAASAPKNTAQGAVTSAPLATASAGARQ; encoded by the coding sequence ATGACAAGGATCAACTTGATGCTGCTGCTCGCCGTAGTGGCCAGCGCCATCTATCTGGTCAACGTCCAGTACGAGTCGCGTCGCCTGTTCACCGAGCTGGACAAGGCGCAGAACGAAGAGCGCCGCCTGTCCAGCGAACTGGAGCAGCTCAAGGTCGAGAAGCGCGCGGAAGCCACCTCGGCACGGGTGGAGAAGCTGGCGCGCGAAAAATTGCAGATGCGCCTGGTGCAACCGGCTATCACCACGTACGTGAGCTATGGTGACGCTGCGTCAGCACCCAAGAACACGGCCCAAGGCGCCGTCACCTCTGCTCCGCTGGCAACGGCCTCTGCAGGAGCCAGGCAATGA
- a CDS encoding penicillin-binding protein 2 translates to MSRSVRYTSSPLLASRTPVWRSKFVVAAIALAFCGLVARAAYIQVYANDFFQRQGEVRFARTLELPAYRGRILDRNGLILASSVPAPSIWAIPDDVDTDGEKAKLQTLAKLLEMPYADLAKKLDEDKSFVWIKRQVDADIAKEIAALNIKGIYQRKEYKRQYPEGEAAAHVVGFTNVEDNGQEGVELLYNKRLLGKPGMRRVIKDRLGRAVEDVGEIVPPVDGQDIQLSIDSKVQFFAYEKLKDAVLTNRAQAGSVVVLDAITGEVLALANYPSYVPDKRQNLTGAQLRNRALTDTFEPGSVMKPFTVGLALNTGRVKPSTVIDTSPGSWSITGVTIHDAHPHGALTVQQVIQVSSNVGTAKIAMQMPASEMWETFSQAGFGQKPQIEFPGVVSGRLRPYSKWRPIEQATQSYGYGLSASLFQMVRSYTVFSHDGQIIPATLLKNSEPAVGVSVFKPETAAEIRKMLQMAAGSGGTGPKAQTQGYSVGGKSGTAYKQQGKGYGSDGNRKYRGWFVGMAPIDKPRIIVGVMLDEPSAGKYFGGDVAAPVFSETVQQTLRLLNVQPDMAVRPNIVASAVEESF, encoded by the coding sequence ATGAGCCGCAGCGTGCGTTACACCTCCAGCCCCTTGTTGGCCAGCCGCACGCCGGTGTGGCGCAGCAAGTTTGTGGTGGCCGCCATTGCCCTGGCCTTCTGCGGGCTGGTGGCGCGTGCCGCCTATATCCAGGTCTATGCCAACGATTTCTTCCAGCGCCAGGGCGAGGTGCGCTTTGCGCGCACGCTGGAGCTGCCGGCCTATCGCGGACGCATTCTGGACCGCAACGGCCTGATTCTGGCTTCCAGCGTCCCGGCGCCCAGCATCTGGGCCATTCCCGATGACGTGGACACCGACGGTGAAAAGGCCAAGCTGCAAACCCTGGCCAAGCTGCTGGAAATGCCCTATGCCGACCTGGCCAAGAAGCTGGACGAAGACAAGTCCTTTGTCTGGATCAAGCGCCAGGTGGATGCCGACATCGCCAAGGAAATCGCCGCGCTCAACATCAAGGGCATCTACCAGCGCAAGGAATACAAGCGCCAGTACCCCGAAGGTGAAGCCGCAGCCCACGTCGTGGGCTTTACCAATGTGGAAGACAACGGCCAGGAAGGTGTGGAGCTGCTCTACAACAAGCGATTGCTGGGCAAGCCCGGCATGCGCCGCGTGATCAAAGACCGCCTGGGTCGCGCCGTGGAAGACGTGGGTGAAATCGTGCCGCCGGTGGACGGCCAGGACATCCAGCTCAGCATCGACAGCAAGGTGCAGTTCTTTGCCTATGAAAAGCTCAAGGATGCGGTGCTGACCAACCGCGCCCAGGCTGGCAGCGTGGTGGTGCTGGACGCCATCACCGGCGAAGTGCTGGCGTTGGCCAACTACCCCAGCTACGTGCCTGACAAGCGCCAGAACCTTACCGGTGCGCAGCTGCGCAACCGCGCCCTGACCGACACTTTCGAGCCGGGCTCGGTCATGAAGCCCTTTACCGTGGGCCTGGCGCTCAACACCGGTCGCGTCAAACCCTCTACGGTGATTGACACTTCGCCAGGTAGCTGGAGCATCACCGGAGTCACCATCCACGATGCCCACCCCCATGGCGCGTTGACGGTGCAGCAGGTGATTCAGGTGTCCAGCAACGTGGGCACTGCCAAGATCGCCATGCAGATGCCTGCCAGCGAGATGTGGGAAACCTTCTCGCAGGCTGGTTTCGGCCAGAAGCCGCAGATCGAATTCCCCGGAGTGGTATCGGGCCGGTTGCGTCCCTATTCCAAATGGCGTCCCATCGAGCAGGCCACGCAATCCTACGGCTACGGCCTGTCTGCCTCGTTGTTCCAGATGGTGCGTTCCTACACCGTGTTTTCGCATGACGGCCAGATCATTCCGGCGACCTTGCTGAAGAACTCCGAGCCGGCGGTGGGTGTCAGTGTGTTCAAGCCGGAAACCGCTGCCGAAATCCGCAAGATGCTGCAAATGGCCGCAGGGTCTGGCGGCACCGGCCCCAAAGCCCAGACACAGGGCTATTCCGTGGGCGGCAAGTCCGGCACGGCCTACAAGCAGCAGGGCAAGGGCTACGGCAGTGACGGCAACCGCAAATACCGTGGCTGGTTCGTGGGCATGGCGCCCATCGACAAGCCGCGCATCATCGTCGGCGTGATGCTGGATGAGCCCAGCGCGGGCAAGTACTTTGGCGGTGACGTGGCAGCCCCCGTATTCAGCGAGACGGTGCAGCAGACCTTGCGTCTGCTCAATGTGCAGCCTGATATGGCGGTGCGCCCCAACATCGTGGCCAGTGCGGTGGAGGAGAGCTTCTGA
- a CDS encoding UDP-N-acetylmuramoyl-L-alanyl-D-glutamate--2,6-diaminopimelate ligase, whose amino-acid sequence MLTTSTQAVRWLRQHVTGMLRTDSRKVQPGDGFIAWPGAAVDGRSFVESALQSGANACLVEAQGAEQFALPQEGVECFQGLKAATGPIAAEYFGHPSQELAVLAVTGTNGKTSSAWWLAQALSAVEGDKAMPCGMVGTLGVGRPPAAGSATGHAHDAVVSTGLTTPDPVQLQNALRRFVDDGLKACAMEASSIGIEEGRMDGTQIRVALFTNFTQDHLDYHGSMDAYWQAKRRLFAWPGLQAVVLNVDDVRGAELAASLVDSALDVWTVSTVRSARLQARNIAYQASGICFDVVEGNESIPVRTHLIGSYNVSNLLGVLGAMRALGIALADAVQACSQLHAVPGRMECLGAANQPLVAVDYAHTPDALDHALQALRPMVQARGGKLWCVFGCGGDRDTSKRPLMGAIAAKLADQVVVTSDNPRSEKPEAIIAQILLGLPPCNAVVVQSDRALAIAQTVAKAAAQDVVLIAGKGHESTQEIAGVKTAFSDVAHAARALQQWHAVEGGL is encoded by the coding sequence ATGCTGACGACTTCTACCCAGGCCGTACGCTGGCTGCGACAGCATGTCACCGGCATGCTGCGCACGGACAGCCGCAAGGTGCAACCAGGCGACGGCTTCATTGCCTGGCCCGGCGCGGCCGTGGATGGTCGCTCCTTTGTGGAGTCCGCCCTGCAGTCGGGTGCAAATGCCTGCCTGGTGGAAGCGCAAGGCGCAGAGCAGTTCGCCCTGCCCCAGGAAGGCGTGGAATGCTTCCAGGGTCTGAAGGCCGCCACCGGCCCCATCGCTGCCGAATATTTTGGCCATCCCTCACAGGAGCTGGCTGTATTGGCCGTCACGGGCACTAACGGCAAGACCTCCTCCGCATGGTGGCTGGCCCAAGCCCTGTCTGCAGTGGAGGGTGACAAGGCCATGCCCTGCGGCATGGTCGGCACCTTGGGTGTCGGGCGTCCGCCTGCAGCCGGTTCCGCGACCGGACATGCGCACGACGCGGTGGTGTCCACCGGCTTGACCACGCCTGACCCGGTGCAACTGCAAAACGCACTGCGCCGTTTTGTTGACGATGGGTTGAAGGCCTGCGCCATGGAGGCTTCGAGCATTGGCATCGAAGAAGGCCGCATGGATGGCACCCAGATCCGCGTGGCGCTGTTCACCAACTTCACGCAGGACCATCTGGACTACCACGGCAGCATGGACGCGTACTGGCAGGCCAAGCGCCGCCTGTTTGCCTGGCCGGGCCTGCAAGCCGTGGTCCTCAATGTCGATGACGTGCGCGGAGCGGAGCTGGCTGCGTCATTGGTGGACAGTGCGCTGGATGTATGGACGGTTTCCACCGTGCGTAGCGCCCGCCTGCAAGCCCGCAACATCGCCTACCAGGCTAGTGGCATCTGTTTTGACGTGGTGGAGGGCAACGAGTCCATCCCCGTGCGCACCCATCTGATTGGCAGCTACAACGTGTCCAATCTGCTGGGCGTGCTGGGAGCCATGCGCGCGCTCGGCATCGCACTGGCGGACGCGGTGCAGGCCTGCAGCCAATTGCACGCCGTACCCGGCCGCATGGAGTGTCTGGGGGCTGCGAACCAGCCGCTGGTGGCAGTGGACTATGCCCACACACCCGATGCACTGGACCATGCGCTGCAGGCCCTGCGCCCCATGGTGCAGGCGCGCGGCGGCAAGCTCTGGTGCGTGTTCGGTTGCGGAGGTGACCGCGATACCTCCAAGCGTCCGCTCATGGGTGCGATTGCGGCCAAGCTGGCGGACCAGGTGGTGGTCACCAGCGACAACCCGCGCAGCGAAAAACCCGAGGCCATCATTGCGCAAATCCTGCTGGGCCTGCCGCCCTGCAACGCAGTCGTGGTGCAGTCGGACCGGGCTCTGGCCATTGCCCAGACCGTGGCCAAGGCGGCGGCGCAGGACGTGGTGCTGATTGCCGGCAAGGGCCACGAGTCCACACAGGAAATTGCCGGCGTCAAGACCGCGTTCTCGGACGTGGCTCACGCAGCACGCGCCCTGCAGCAATGGCACGCAGTGGAGGGTGGACTATGA